A window of Clostridium sp. 'White wine YQ' contains these coding sequences:
- a CDS encoding ABC transporter permease yields MLKYVLKRLVASIITIWVVVSATFFLMRFMPGGPFDGEKMTAQTKKNLEVKYGLDKPLGEQYINYLGNLVKWDLGDSIVTYPGRTVNWIVNYSFPASAKVGALSIVASLIVGILLGIISALKQGKWQDQFCMFLATLGVTIPSFVISAVLIYYFAVQWKLLPATGFSGAKNYVMPVIALAGSSTAFITRLTRNRLIDVLKADYIRTAKAKGLSETTVIFKHALKNSMIPVVTYMGPLIAAVLTGSFVVEKIFAIPGLGREFVQSVTNRDYTTLLGVTVFFCIFLIVANFVVDILYVFIDPRIKLENSES; encoded by the coding sequence ATGTTAAAGTATGTGCTTAAGAGATTGGTTGCAAGCATAATAACCATTTGGGTTGTTGTTTCAGCTACATTCTTCTTGATGAGATTCATGCCTGGTGGTCCATTTGATGGTGAAAAAATGACTGCTCAGACAAAAAAGAATTTAGAAGTTAAATATGGATTGGACAAGCCACTTGGTGAACAATATATTAATTACTTGGGTAATTTAGTTAAATGGGATTTGGGTGACTCAATTGTTACTTATCCTGGTAGAACAGTAAATTGGATAGTAAATTATTCATTCCCAGCTTCTGCAAAAGTTGGTGCATTATCAATAGTAGCTTCTTTAATTGTAGGTATTTTATTGGGGATAATTTCCGCTTTAAAACAAGGGAAATGGCAGGATCAATTTTGTATGTTCCTAGCTACCCTAGGGGTTACAATACCGAGTTTCGTTATTTCAGCGGTATTAATTTATTACTTTGCAGTTCAATGGAAACTACTTCCTGCCACAGGATTCTCGGGTGCTAAGAATTATGTAATGCCTGTGATAGCGCTTGCAGGTTCTTCTACAGCATTTATTACAAGATTAACAAGAAACAGACTTATTGATGTTCTAAAAGCTGATTATATAAGAACTGCAAAAGCGAAAGGTTTGAGCGAGACTACAGTAATTTTTAAACATGCGCTTAAAAATTCGATGATTCCAGTAGTAACTTATATGGGACCACTAATTGCAGCAGTTCTTACAGGGTCTTTTGTTGTAGAAAAAATATTTGCGATCCCTGGTCTTGGAAGAGAATTTGTTCAATCTGTTACAAATAGAGACTATACAACTTTACTGGGAGTAACAGTATTCTTTTGTATATTCCTAATAGTTGCAAACTTTGTTGTAGATATTTTGTACGTTTTTATAGATCCAAGGATAAAACTAGAAAACTCAGAATCATAG
- a CDS encoding ABC transporter ATP-binding protein: MKENKVILEVKELSKFFPANKGIFSKKSYVKAVDRVSFSINRGETLGLVGESGCGKTTTGRTVLKLYNPTAGSIIYDGKDITNLSSKEMIPYRKKMQMIFQDPYASLNPRMTVGDIVAEALDIHKILQGNEKLDRVRDLLNKVGLNGDHINRYPHEFSGGQRQRIGIARALAVEPDFIVCDEPISALDVSIQAQVVNMLETLQEELGLTYLFIAHDLSMVKHISTHIGVMYLGRMVEKAESNKLYAKPLHPYTQALLSAIPIPDPDEAKEKKRIVLEGDIPSPIDPPPGCRFRGRCKYAKPICAEVDPEMKDVGDGHFVACHLY, from the coding sequence ATGAAAGAAAATAAAGTAATTTTAGAAGTAAAAGAGTTAAGTAAATTCTTTCCTGCAAACAAAGGGATATTTTCTAAAAAAAGCTATGTTAAAGCAGTTGATAGAGTTAGTTTCTCCATAAATAGAGGTGAAACTTTAGGATTAGTAGGGGAGTCAGGATGTGGTAAAACTACAACTGGTAGAACTGTACTTAAGCTATATAATCCTACAGCAGGTAGCATAATTTATGATGGTAAGGACATTACTAATTTATCTTCTAAAGAAATGATACCTTATAGAAAAAAAATGCAGATGATATTCCAAGATCCTTATGCATCATTAAATCCAAGAATGACCGTAGGAGATATTGTTGCTGAAGCTTTGGATATTCACAAAATATTGCAAGGTAATGAAAAATTAGATAGAGTAAGAGATCTTCTTAATAAGGTTGGATTAAATGGAGATCATATTAACAGATATCCGCATGAATTCTCTGGCGGACAAAGACAAAGAATAGGAATAGCTAGAGCACTAGCAGTTGAACCTGATTTTATTGTTTGCGATGAGCCAATTTCAGCTTTGGATGTTTCAATTCAAGCACAAGTAGTTAATATGCTTGAGACATTACAAGAAGAATTAGGATTAACTTATTTATTCATTGCACATGATTTGTCAATGGTTAAGCATATTTCTACTCATATTGGGGTAATGTATTTAGGTAGAATGGTTGAGAAAGCGGAGAGCAATAAACTTTATGCTAAACCACTTCATCCTTATACACAAGCGTTATTATCAGCAATTCCAATTCCTGATCCAGATGAAGCTAAGGAGAAGAAGAGAATAGTTTTAGAAGGAGATATTCCTTCACCTATTGATCCTCCACCAGGATGTAGATTTAGAGGAAGATGCAAATATGCTAAGCCTATTTGTGCTGAAGTAGATCCAGAAATGAAGGATGTTGGAGACGGTCACTTTGTTGCCTGTCACTTATATTAA
- the hslO gene encoding Hsp33 family molecular chaperone HslO, which produces MEDRIIKATAKGGYVRIIAGQTTNLVQEGARIHDCTPTAASALGRMLTGAALMSTMLKSDKEVITLQIKGGGEAKGVTVTAYNDATVKGFIGNPYVNPPLNSVGKLDVGGAIGKNGSLTVIKDLGLKDPYVGQVPIHSGEIAEDLSYYFTVSEQTPSAVALGVLVDRDYSIKASGGFIIQMLPGADEFIADIITYRLEEIPQLTSMLSQGKSIEDIIKYIFEDMDLKINETIYPEYKCNCSRERMERAFLSIGEKDLTEIYEEGKEEELICHFCNTAYKFTNEEVGELLKQVKKDK; this is translated from the coding sequence ATGGAAGATAGAATCATTAAAGCCACTGCAAAAGGTGGTTATGTTAGAATAATTGCAGGTCAGACAACAAATTTAGTTCAAGAAGGTGCAAGAATTCATGATTGTACACCAACTGCTGCATCTGCGCTAGGGAGAATGCTAACTGGAGCTGCTCTTATGAGTACAATGCTAAAGTCTGATAAAGAGGTAATCACATTGCAAATTAAGGGGGGAGGAGAAGCTAAAGGAGTTACTGTTACAGCATATAATGACGCTACAGTTAAAGGATTTATTGGAAATCCATATGTTAACCCACCTTTAAATTCAGTAGGTAAACTAGATGTTGGAGGAGCTATAGGGAAAAATGGTAGTCTAACAGTTATTAAAGATCTTGGATTAAAGGATCCATACGTTGGACAAGTTCCGATTCATTCTGGAGAAATTGCAGAAGATCTTTCCTATTATTTTACTGTTTCAGAACAAACCCCTTCAGCAGTAGCGTTAGGAGTGTTGGTTGATAGAGATTATTCAATTAAGGCTTCAGGCGGATTTATTATTCAAATGTTGCCAGGTGCAGATGAGTTTATTGCTGATATAATAACCTATAGACTTGAAGAAATACCTCAACTAACATCTATGCTTTCACAAGGAAAGAGTATAGAGGATATAATTAAATACATATTTGAGGATATGGACCTAAAAATAAATGAGACTATTTACCCAGAGTATAAGTGTAACTGCTCAAGAGAAAGAATGGAAAGAGCATTTTTAAGTATTGGAGAAAAAGATTTAACTGAAATTTACGAAGAAGGTAAAGAAGAAGAGTTAATATGTCATTTCTGTAATACAGCTTATAAGTTTACCAATGAAGAAGTAGGAGAACTTTTAAAGCAAGTTAAGAAAGACAAATAG
- a CDS encoding small, acid-soluble spore protein, alpha/beta type has product MTKTPLKKIIKSKIKANKQLTEAELLREKIKYEIAEELGLKDKVDEFGWPGLTAEETGRIGGIMTKRKRMLKIPSNDEILGRK; this is encoded by the coding sequence ATGACAAAAACACCACTTAAAAAGATAATTAAGTCTAAAATTAAAGCTAATAAACAATTAACTGAAGCAGAACTTTTAAGAGAAAAAATCAAATATGAAATTGCTGAGGAACTAGGACTTAAAGATAAAGTGGATGAATTTGGCTGGCCAGGACTTACAGCAGAAGAAACAGGGAGAATTGGCGGTATAATGACAAAAAGAAAAAGGATGCTAAAAATTCCTAGTAATGATGAAATTTTAGGTAGAAAATAA
- a CDS encoding ABC transporter ATP-binding protein: MSKLLDVKDLKTSFFTHVGEVKSVRGISFSLEKGEALGIVGESGCGKSVTMMSIMKLLQENGKITGGEVDFDGKNITKFSEKEMEKIRGNEMGMIFQDPMTSLNPVFTVGQQLTEHYIKHKKVSKADAEKKAIEMLGLVGIPSPEKRMKQYPHEFSGGMRQRVMIAMALICEPKLLIADEPTTALDVTIQAQILELMKKLKDELGTSIILITHDLGVVADVCSKINVMYGGLIVETGDVREIFYNPRHPYTWGLLGSVPNPKKLLKEKLTPIEGQPPDLLNPPAGCPFAARCKYAMKVCLENQPPLMEIGENHRAACWLNHPNAPKVESPIKKGE; the protein is encoded by the coding sequence ATGAGTAAATTACTAGATGTTAAAGATTTGAAAACCTCCTTTTTCACTCATGTTGGAGAAGTTAAGTCTGTAAGAGGAATTTCTTTTTCACTTGAAAAAGGGGAAGCATTAGGAATAGTTGGAGAATCAGGTTGTGGTAAAAGTGTTACCATGATGAGTATTATGAAATTATTACAAGAAAATGGGAAAATAACCGGAGGAGAAGTAGACTTCGACGGAAAAAATATAACTAAGTTTAGTGAAAAGGAAATGGAAAAAATCAGAGGAAATGAAATGGGAATGATTTTCCAAGATCCTATGACAAGCTTAAATCCAGTTTTCACAGTTGGACAACAACTTACAGAGCATTATATAAAACATAAAAAGGTATCAAAAGCTGATGCTGAAAAGAAAGCAATTGAAATGCTAGGATTAGTAGGTATTCCTTCACCAGAGAAAAGAATGAAACAATATCCTCATGAATTCTCAGGTGGTATGAGACAAAGAGTTATGATAGCAATGGCACTTATATGTGAACCAAAACTACTTATTGCAGATGAACCTACAACAGCATTAGATGTAACTATACAAGCTCAAATACTTGAGCTTATGAAAAAACTTAAAGATGAATTAGGAACATCAATAATTCTAATTACTCACGACTTAGGAGTAGTAGCAGATGTATGTTCAAAAATAAATGTAATGTATGGTGGATTAATAGTTGAAACAGGTGATGTTAGAGAAATATTCTACAATCCTAGACATCCTTATACATGGGGTCTTTTGGGTAGTGTACCTAATCCTAAAAAACTATTAAAAGAAAAATTAACTCCTATTGAAGGACAACCACCAGATTTGTTAAATCCACCAGCTGGATGTCCTTTTGCGGCTAGATGTAAATATGCTATGAAGGTATGTTTAGAAAATCAACCACCATTAATGGAAATTGGTGAAAATCATAGAGCTGCTTGTTGGTTAAATCATCCAAATGCGCCTAAAGTAGAGTCACCTATAAAGAAGGGAGAGTAA
- a CDS encoding class I SAM-dependent DNA methyltransferase: protein MSQYKNLSNIYDNLIYEDIDYEKISDFIMKVAKLHNINHDKYLDLATGTGNVAKYICKHFRENFLVDLSEEMLMEAGEKVRKNKSNAKVVLQDMRYLELNRKFNLITCVLDSTNYILSTEDLKLYFNGVYNHLEDNGIFIFDINSSYKIKEVLGNNIFNYNTDEIFYSWENYIEDDIVEMELTFFVKEGNYYRRFEEYHRERAYEEKELEDTISSIGFKILGKHDDYTEASVIPKSERIVYILKK from the coding sequence ATGAGTCAATATAAAAATTTATCCAATATATATGATAATTTAATATATGAGGACATAGACTATGAAAAAATATCAGATTTTATAATGAAAGTTGCTAAGTTACATAATATTAATCATGATAAGTACTTAGATTTAGCAACTGGTACAGGAAATGTAGCAAAATATATCTGCAAACATTTTAGAGAAAATTTCCTTGTAGATTTATCAGAAGAAATGCTAATGGAAGCAGGAGAAAAAGTAAGAAAAAACAAAAGTAATGCTAAAGTAGTATTGCAAGATATGAGATACCTTGAATTAAATAGAAAGTTTAATCTAATAACTTGCGTTTTAGATTCTACAAATTATATTCTGTCTACAGAAGATTTAAAACTTTATTTTAATGGAGTATATAATCATCTTGAGGATAACGGAATTTTTATATTCGATATAAATTCTAGTTATAAGATAAAAGAAGTATTGGGGAATAATATTTTTAATTACAATACTGATGAAATATTTTATTCTTGGGAAAATTATATAGAGGATGATATAGTTGAAATGGAGCTTACTTTTTTTGTTAAAGAGGGAAACTATTATAGGAGATTTGAGGAATATCACAGAGAAAGAGCTTATGAAGAAAAAGAGCTTGAGGATACTATATCATCTATTGGATTCAAAATTTTAGGCAAGCATGATGATTACACCGAAGCTTCAGTTATACCTAAATCAGAAAGAATTGTGTATATATTAAAAAAATAG
- a CDS encoding ABC transporter permease, with translation MEFSKELFEPLSSEEKKIEQIARPSVTYWQDAWRRLKGNKVALISLVVIVIITLLAIFVPSFSKFDYANNDLNAANLKPSGTHWFGTDQLGRDVFVRCMYGARYSMIIAFVSVVINIVIGIIYGGISGYFGGRIDNIMMRIVDILYAIPTTIIVVLLMTVLSKPGESGGSDLTSIIIALAVTYWLNMARIVRGEILQLKNQEFVLAAKTLGASGSRIIFRHLIPNAMGSIIVTMTLLIPSAIFTEAFLSFIGLGISAPKASLGTLASDAMGAIYLFPYQLFFPSLMICLIILAFNLFGDGLSDALDPKMRK, from the coding sequence GTGGAATTTTCAAAAGAATTATTTGAGCCATTAAGTAGTGAAGAAAAGAAAATTGAACAGATCGCTAGACCTTCAGTAACTTATTGGCAAGATGCATGGAGAAGATTGAAAGGAAATAAGGTTGCACTTATATCCTTAGTTGTAATAGTAATAATTACTTTGTTAGCAATTTTTGTACCTAGTTTTTCTAAATTTGATTATGCTAACAATGATTTAAACGCAGCAAATTTAAAACCATCTGGTACTCATTGGTTTGGGACAGACCAATTAGGTAGAGATGTATTCGTTAGATGTATGTATGGTGCAAGATATTCAATGATAATAGCTTTCGTATCAGTTGTTATAAACATAGTTATAGGAATTATATACGGAGGAATATCAGGATATTTTGGTGGTAGAATTGATAATATAATGATGAGAATAGTAGATATATTATATGCTATTCCAACAACAATTATAGTTGTACTATTAATGACAGTATTAAGTAAACCTGGTGAGTCTGGTGGAAGTGATTTAACAAGTATAATAATAGCACTTGCTGTTACATACTGGTTAAACATGGCTAGAATTGTAAGAGGAGAAATCCTTCAACTTAAAAATCAAGAATTTGTTTTAGCTGCTAAAACTTTAGGAGCATCAGGAAGTAGAATAATATTTAGACATTTAATCCCTAATGCAATGGGTTCAATTATTGTTACTATGACATTATTAATACCTTCTGCTATATTTACTGAAGCATTTTTAAGCTTTATAGGACTTGGTATTTCTGCACCAAAGGCTTCATTAGGAACATTGGCTAGTGATGCTATGGGAGCTATTTACCTTTTCCCATATCAATTATTCTTCCCATCTTTAATGATTTGTTTAATCATTTTAGCCTTTAATTTATTTGGAGATGGATTAAGTGATGCTTTAGACCCTAAAATGAGAAAGTAG
- the dapB gene encoding 4-hydroxy-tetrahydrodipicolinate reductase, with protein sequence MIKILLHGCSGRMGKVITATSENFPNLEIVGGIDRYAAPELKYPVFSSLDECNLEYDVLLDFSSAAALNNLLNFSVKNNKPIVICSTGFDEEALKLISTTSKTIPIFRSANMSIGINLINNILRKVTPFLYDNYDIEIIEKHHNQKLDSPSGTAVLLADTIKDSIKEEAHFVNGRDGLAKRQHSEIGIHAVRGGGIVGDHEVIFAGTGEVIELTHKAISREVFAVGALKACEYMAGISSPSLYNMDDVLNLNF encoded by the coding sequence ATGATAAAAATATTACTACATGGATGTTCAGGAAGAATGGGAAAAGTTATTACTGCTACAAGCGAAAACTTTCCCAATTTAGAAATTGTAGGTGGAATTGATAGGTATGCAGCTCCAGAACTTAAATACCCAGTTTTCTCATCTTTAGATGAATGTAATTTAGAATATGATGTTTTACTAGATTTTTCATCTGCTGCAGCTCTAAATAATTTGCTCAACTTTTCTGTAAAGAACAATAAACCAATTGTTATATGTTCAACAGGCTTTGATGAAGAAGCCTTAAAATTAATAAGTACTACATCAAAAACTATTCCAATATTCCGCTCAGCTAATATGAGTATAGGAATTAATTTAATAAATAATATATTAAGAAAAGTAACTCCATTTTTATATGATAATTATGATATAGAAATTATTGAAAAACATCACAATCAAAAATTAGATTCTCCATCTGGTACAGCTGTATTATTAGCTGATACTATTAAGGATTCAATCAAGGAAGAGGCTCATTTTGTAAATGGCAGAGATGGACTTGCAAAAAGACAACATTCAGAGATTGGAATTCATGCTGTAAGAGGTGGTGGTATTGTAGGAGATCATGAAGTTATTTTTGCAGGTACAGGAGAAGTTATAGAACTTACCCATAAAGCAATATCAAGAGAAGTATTTGCTGTTGGTGCTTTAAAAGCTTGTGAATATATGGCTGGCATCTCTTCACCTTCGCTTTATAATATGGATGATGTATTGAATCTTAATTTTTAA
- a CDS encoding aspartate-semialdehyde dehydrogenase, with translation MYNVAIVGATGNVGRKFIEILEERNFPVKELYLFASERSEGKTLKFKGQDILVEATVEKNIKDKKIDFALFSAGGDTSKTFAPIFSKYGATVIDNSSAWRMDPEVPLVVPEVNPEDINWHKGIIANPNCSTIQAMVALKPIHDKYGIKRIVYSTYQAVSGAGVQGIKDLEDGIKGASPKKFPYPIAGNVIPQIDVFLENGYTKEEIKMIEETKKILHNQDLKITATTVRVPVLNSHSESINLELINDYKIEDIFSLLSNSTGVVVYDNIKEDKYPTPLLFSGKDEVFVGRIRRDFSIDNGLNLWVVGDNIRKGAALNAIQIAELIISKK, from the coding sequence TTGTATAACGTAGCAATAGTTGGGGCTACTGGAAACGTAGGTAGAAAATTCATAGAAATTCTTGAGGAGAGAAATTTTCCAGTAAAAGAACTTTATCTTTTTGCTTCTGAGAGAAGTGAAGGGAAAACTTTAAAGTTCAAAGGACAAGATATCCTTGTAGAGGCTACTGTAGAAAAAAATATAAAAGATAAGAAAATTGATTTTGCTCTTTTTTCTGCTGGAGGAGATACTTCAAAAACATTTGCTCCTATCTTTTCAAAATACGGGGCTACAGTAATTGATAATTCAAGTGCTTGGAGAATGGATCCTGAAGTACCTTTAGTGGTACCTGAAGTAAATCCTGAAGATATTAATTGGCATAAAGGAATTATAGCGAATCCAAATTGTTCAACAATTCAAGCTATGGTTGCTTTAAAACCAATTCACGATAAGTATGGTATTAAAAGAATTGTTTATTCAACTTATCAAGCAGTTTCTGGGGCTGGTGTTCAAGGTATTAAAGATTTAGAGGATGGAATAAAAGGAGCTTCACCTAAAAAGTTCCCGTATCCAATAGCAGGAAATGTTATTCCTCAAATCGATGTATTTTTAGAAAATGGCTATACTAAAGAAGAAATTAAGATGATTGAGGAAACAAAAAAAATACTTCATAATCAAGATTTAAAGATTACTGCTACTACTGTTAGAGTTCCAGTATTAAATTCTCATTCTGAGAGTATAAACTTAGAACTTATAAATGATTATAAAATAGAAGATATTTTTTCTCTTCTAAGCAACTCTACTGGCGTAGTTGTATATGATAATATCAAAGAAGATAAATACCCTACCCCACTTTTATTTAGTGGAAAAGATGAAGTATTTGTTGGTAGAATTAGACGAGACTTTTCCATAGATAATGGTTTAAATCTTTGGGTTGTTGGTGATAACATAAGAAAAGGTGCTGCTCTAAACGCTATACAAATTGCTGAACTTATTATTTCAAAAAAATAA
- the dapA gene encoding 4-hydroxy-tetrahydrodipicolinate synthase produces MSIFTGAGVAIITPFNNEGVNFNKLEELIEWQIQEGTDAIIVCGTTGEASTMTEAERKATISFTVEKVNKRIPVIAGTGTNNTKASIEMSVWAESIGVDGVLVINPYYNKTSKRGLFEHFKAINDSINIPIIVYNVPSRTGMNITPKSLEELTKLKNIVAVKEASGNISQIAEIASKLRGKIDIYSGNDDQILPVLSLGGKGVISVLSNIAPSVVHTMCSRYFDGDLQGALELQLDYLTLTNNLFIETNPIPVKTALNLMGYEVGNLRLPLYDMEEENKKKLLESLKEHGLVK; encoded by the coding sequence ATGTCTATTTTTACTGGTGCAGGCGTTGCTATAATAACCCCCTTTAATAATGAAGGCGTTAATTTTAATAAACTAGAAGAACTAATTGAATGGCAAATACAAGAAGGAACAGATGCTATTATTGTTTGTGGCACAACTGGTGAAGCTTCTACCATGACGGAAGCAGAACGTAAGGCTACTATTTCATTTACTGTAGAAAAAGTGAATAAGCGCATTCCTGTAATTGCAGGTACTGGAACAAACAATACAAAAGCTTCCATTGAAATGAGTGTTTGGGCAGAAAGCATAGGAGTTGATGGTGTTTTAGTTATAAACCCTTACTATAATAAGACTTCAAAAAGAGGACTATTTGAACATTTTAAAGCCATAAACGATTCTATCAATATACCAATCATAGTTTATAATGTTCCATCAAGAACTGGTATGAATATTACCCCTAAATCTTTAGAGGAACTTACTAAGCTCAAAAATATTGTAGCAGTTAAAGAAGCTTCAGGTAATATAAGCCAAATTGCAGAAATTGCATCTAAATTAAGAGGAAAAATAGATATATATTCAGGAAATGATGATCAAATACTCCCAGTATTATCTTTAGGTGGTAAAGGAGTAATATCTGTCTTATCAAATATTGCACCTTCTGTTGTTCACACAATGTGTAGTCGTTATTTTGATGGAGATTTACAAGGTGCCTTAGAATTACAATTAGATTATCTAACTCTTACAAATAATTTATTTATTGAAACAAATCCTATACCTGTTAAAACAGCCTTAAATTTAATGGGTTATGAGGTTGGTAATCTAAGACTACCACTTTATGATATGGAAGAAGAAAACAAGAAAAAATTATTAGAATCTTTAAAAGAACATGGTCTTGTAAAGTAG
- a CDS encoding peptide ABC transporter substrate-binding protein: MKKTQLKRVFATSLAVALSLSVLAGCGKKDDASANVAQVIKYNLGSDPKTLDPALNSAVDGSIVMVNAFEGLMKLDDKDKPIPGVAEKYDVSADGLTYTFHLRDSKWSDGSTVTAKDFEYAWLRALDPATAAEYAYQMYYLKNGEAFNTGKAKKEDVGVKAIDDKTLEVKLEKPTSYFLSLMAFPTYFPVKQDVVSKDKDWATKPETYITNGAFKMKEWKPKDSITFVKNDNYYDTKNVNLTEIDYKLIQDETSAWASYKAGDLDMTDTVPSVEVQNALADKTATNFPNLGTYYYHFNVSDNAKNVNADAAKVLANVKVREALNLAINRKDITDKVTKGGQIPAFSFVPQGISDANGKDFAGKQYFNPEGDVAKAKQLLADAGYADGKGFPTLELLYNSEGGHKDIAQAIQDMWKKNLGINVELKNQEWKVFQVTRKQKNYELARGGWLGDYVDPMTFLDMWTSDSGQNDSGYKNPDYDALIEKAKSETDAAKRSDYMHQAEDLLMKDLPIAPIYYYTAVKGVKDYVKGLRVSPLGFVYFDKVSIAKH; this comes from the coding sequence ATGAAAAAGACTCAGTTAAAAAGAGTTTTTGCTACTTCTTTAGCAGTAGCATTAAGCTTATCAGTTTTAGCTGGATGTGGAAAGAAAGATGATGCATCAGCTAACGTTGCTCAAGTTATTAAATATAACTTAGGCTCAGATCCTAAAACTTTAGATCCAGCATTAAACTCTGCGGTTGATGGTTCAATCGTTATGGTTAATGCATTTGAAGGATTAATGAAACTAGATGATAAGGATAAACCAATTCCAGGAGTTGCAGAAAAATATGATGTAAGTGCTGACGGGTTAACTTATACTTTCCACTTAAGAGATTCTAAGTGGTCAGATGGTTCAACTGTAACAGCTAAGGACTTCGAATATGCTTGGTTAAGAGCATTAGATCCAGCTACAGCTGCTGAATATGCTTACCAAATGTATTACCTAAAGAATGGTGAAGCATTCAACACTGGAAAAGCTAAGAAAGAAGATGTAGGAGTTAAAGCTATAGATGATAAAACTCTTGAAGTTAAGTTAGAAAAACCAACTTCATACTTCTTATCATTAATGGCATTCCCAACTTACTTCCCAGTAAAACAAGATGTAGTTTCAAAGGATAAGGATTGGGCAACTAAACCTGAAACTTATATCACTAATGGAGCATTTAAAATGAAAGAATGGAAGCCAAAGGATTCTATCACTTTTGTTAAGAATGATAACTATTATGATACTAAAAATGTTAACTTAACTGAAATCGACTATAAATTAATCCAAGATGAAACTTCTGCTTGGGCATCATACAAAGCTGGAGATCTTGATATGACTGATACAGTTCCATCTGTAGAAGTACAAAATGCTTTAGCTGATAAAACAGCTACAAACTTCCCTAACTTAGGAACATACTACTATCATTTCAATGTTTCTGATAATGCTAAAAATGTAAATGCAGATGCTGCTAAAGTTTTAGCAAACGTTAAGGTTAGAGAAGCATTAAACCTTGCTATCAATAGAAAAGATATAACTGATAAAGTAACTAAGGGTGGTCAAATTCCAGCATTCTCATTCGTACCACAAGGTATTTCAGATGCAAATGGAAAAGACTTCGCTGGTAAGCAATACTTTAATCCAGAAGGTGACGTTGCTAAAGCTAAACAATTATTAGCTGATGCTGGTTATGCAGATGGAAAAGGATTCCCAACTTTAGAATTATTATATAACTCTGAAGGTGGTCATAAAGATATAGCTCAAGCTATACAAGATATGTGGAAGAAGAACTTAGGAATTAATGTTGAACTTAAAAACCAAGAATGGAAAGTATTCCAAGTTACTAGAAAGCAAAAGAACTATGAACTTGCTAGAGGTGGTTGGTTAGGTGACTACGTTGATCCAATGACATTCTTAGATATGTGGACTTCTGATTCAGGTCAAAATGACTCTGGATACAAGAACCCAGATTATGATGCTTTAATTGAAAAAGCTAAATCAGAAACAGATGCAGCTAAGAGATCAGATTATATGCATCAAGCAGAAGATCTATTAATGAAAGATCTTCCAATAGCACCAATTTACTACTATACTGCAGTTAAAGGTGTTAAAGACTATGTTAAAGGATTAAGAGTTTCTCCATTAGGATTCGTATACTTTGACAAAGTTTCTATAGCTAAACATTAA